A part of Emcibacter nanhaiensis genomic DNA contains:
- a CDS encoding Csu type fimbrial protein produces MHRTFGDALKLISVLFISIIFCTPVKADTATTTFQVTSTVISSCGVSASDLAFGDYDIVAGTAIAGSTTVSVTCSSGTAYEIGLDAGLGAGATVTTRKMTNGGNTLSYSLYSDVSHTTVWGETTGVDTLSSSGTGAAQNFTVYGLINASQSVPTGSYSDTITVTVTF; encoded by the coding sequence ATGCATCGGACATTTGGGGATGCCCTTAAACTAATCAGTGTACTCTTTATCAGTATTATATTCTGTACACCGGTAAAAGCAGATACCGCTACTACCACCTTTCAGGTGACATCAACCGTCATTTCCTCTTGCGGGGTCTCCGCCAGTGACCTTGCCTTTGGGGATTACGACATAGTTGCGGGAACAGCCATTGCCGGCTCGACCACGGTGTCGGTGACCTGTTCTTCCGGAACAGCCTATGAAATCGGTCTTGATGCCGGTTTGGGGGCCGGGGCGACCGTAACAACCCGCAAGATGACCAATGGAGGCAATACTTTGTCGTACAGCCTCTACAGCGATGTGTCCCATACAACGGTCTGGGGTGAAACCACCGGTGTGGACACGCTCTCCTCTTCCGGGACCGGAGCTGCACAAAATTTCACTGTTTATGGACTGATCAACGCCAGTCAGTCTGTCCCCACAGGCAGTTATTCAGATACAATAACCGTCACTGTGACATTCTAG
- a CDS encoding oleate hydratase: MGYKVSENSKIYLVGSGIASLASAVYLIRDAGVPGGNIHILEQDRIAGGSLDGGGDVDSGFLIRGGRMHEEHFVCYWDLLSGVPSYDNPDISVTEETFAFNERFVSNARARLLRGGQKVDLTSFGLSLRDRWDLLRLFLTPENLLDNVTIEEWFLEHFFETNFWLLWSSMFAFQRWSSLAAMRRYMRRFIHLVEGLPRLGGVMRTKYNQYHSVVLPLQRFLKDRGVQFDMGCRVTDVDFSFDNERKRATALTVQREKGAEEIIPLGEEDYVFITNGSITESSDTGSWTTAATLKGKAESGSWQLWEKLAARDISFGNPGVFSDRIDLQKWYSFTATLKDSSFHDYMEKFSGNVDGTGGLVTLTDSNWLMSFVIPRQPHFPNQPDHVKTFWGYGLYADREGNYVPKKMSDCSGREMLEELWRHLGVMDRMAPVVEAGRVNCIPVAMPFIDSLFMPCAWGDRPQVIPEGAENFAFLGQFAEVPTDCVFTVEYSVRCAQTAVYGLFDCGRQPLPVYNSVSKPAILWRATRALMR, encoded by the coding sequence ATGGGCTATAAAGTTTCTGAGAATTCAAAAATATATCTGGTCGGCAGCGGCATTGCTTCGCTGGCGTCTGCCGTCTATCTGATCCGTGACGCCGGGGTGCCGGGCGGCAATATCCATATTCTCGAGCAGGACCGGATCGCCGGCGGTTCCCTGGACGGCGGCGGTGATGTGGACAGCGGCTTCCTGATCCGGGGCGGACGCATGCACGAGGAACATTTCGTCTGCTACTGGGACCTGCTGTCCGGGGTTCCCTCATATGACAATCCCGATATCAGTGTCACCGAAGAGACGTTTGCCTTCAATGAGCGCTTTGTGTCCAACGCCCGGGCCCGGCTGCTGCGGGGCGGACAGAAGGTTGACCTCACCTCCTTCGGCCTGTCGTTACGGGACCGCTGGGACCTGCTGCGGCTGTTTCTCACCCCCGAAAACCTGCTCGACAATGTGACCATCGAGGAATGGTTCCTTGAGCATTTTTTCGAAACCAACTTCTGGCTGCTGTGGAGCAGCATGTTTGCCTTTCAGAGATGGAGCAGCCTGGCTGCCATGCGGCGCTATATGCGACGTTTTATTCATCTGGTGGAGGGCTTGCCGCGTCTCGGCGGGGTGATGCGGACCAAATATAACCAGTATCATTCGGTGGTGCTGCCGCTGCAACGCTTTCTGAAGGACCGGGGCGTGCAGTTTGACATGGGCTGCCGGGTCACGGATGTGGACTTTTCCTTTGACAATGAGCGTAAGCGGGCTACGGCCCTCACGGTGCAACGAGAGAAGGGGGCGGAAGAGATCATTCCTCTCGGCGAGGAAGACTATGTCTTTATCACCAATGGCTCCATCACCGAAAGCAGTGATACGGGCTCCTGGACCACAGCGGCAACGTTGAAGGGCAAGGCGGAGTCCGGGTCCTGGCAGTTGTGGGAAAAGCTGGCGGCAAGGGACATTTCATTCGGCAATCCGGGGGTTTTCAGCGACCGGATCGACCTGCAGAAATGGTACAGTTTCACCGCCACCCTGAAGGACAGCAGCTTCCACGACTATATGGAAAAATTCTCCGGCAATGTGGACGGCACCGGCGGGCTTGTGACCCTGACCGATTCCAACTGGCTGATGTCCTTCGTTATCCCGCGCCAGCCCCATTTCCCCAACCAGCCGGACCATGTCAAAACCTTCTGGGGCTACGGCCTCTATGCGGACCGGGAGGGCAATTACGTGCCGAAAAAAATGTCCGACTGCAGCGGCCGGGAGATGCTCGAGGAACTGTGGCGGCATCTGGGGGTCATGGACAGGATGGCGCCGGTGGTTGAGGCCGGCAGGGTTAACTGCATCCCGGTGGCCATGCCGTTTATTGACAGCCTGTTCATGCCCTGTGCCTGGGGCGACCGGCCGCAGGTCATTCCCGAGGGGGCGGAGAATTTTGCTTTTCTCGGCCAGTTCGCCGAGGTGCCAACAGACTGCGTTTTCACGGTGGAATATTCGGTACGTTGCGCCCAGACGGCGGTTTACGGCCTGTTCGACTGTGGGCGGCAACCGCTTCCGGTTTATAATTCTGTCTCAAAGCCGGCGATCCTGTGGCGGGCGACAAGGGCGCTGATGCGGTGA
- a CDS encoding fimbrial biogenesis chaperone yields the protein MGQAPYRKLLGFLWSILVVAGIFLPLQAFSSGLQVSPVRVELARGQVSEKLVLKNTSSYEVIVEARAYRWEQEAGEDRLLPTQAIALSGEIFFLQPGQSQVILLGLLETPTPESGEVSYRMILRSDPTPGAAPHTGAKVSLSISIPIFVAPSENGTPGLSVDLRKGEGTKVLIYLKNESARYVRLQKLYFREADGTSHMEMPLNSYLLPGKGDLLVISKTDIPKSGSVSLDYLWGGTPEALHSRDLDLSPLGEKPDKVSSHASVPPSP from the coding sequence ATGGGGCAGGCACCTTACAGAAAGCTCTTGGGGTTCTTATGGTCTATCCTGGTAGTCGCCGGGATATTTCTTCCGCTCCAGGCGTTTTCCAGCGGTCTTCAGGTCAGTCCGGTCCGGGTGGAACTGGCCCGGGGACAGGTTTCCGAAAAGCTGGTTCTGAAAAATACTTCCTCCTATGAAGTCATTGTGGAAGCCAGGGCCTATCGATGGGAGCAAGAGGCCGGGGAAGACCGGTTGCTTCCGACCCAGGCCATTGCTCTTTCCGGTGAAATATTTTTTCTCCAGCCCGGGCAAAGCCAGGTAATTCTGTTGGGATTGCTTGAGACGCCGACACCGGAAAGCGGGGAAGTCAGCTACCGGATGATACTGCGTTCGGACCCGACACCCGGCGCCGCCCCCCACACCGGCGCCAAGGTCAGCCTGAGCATATCAATCCCGATTTTTGTCGCTCCGTCGGAAAATGGAACTCCCGGTCTTTCCGTTGACCTCAGGAAGGGCGAGGGGACAAAAGTCCTGATTTATTTGAAAAATGAAAGTGCCCGCTATGTCCGGCTGCAAAAGCTGTATTTTCGGGAGGCGGACGGAACCTCTCACATGGAAATGCCCCTGAACAGCTATCTTCTGCCAGGCAAAGGAGACCTTTTGGTGATCAGCAAAACGGACATCCCCAAATCGGGATCTGTGTCCCTTGACTATCTCTGGGGCGGGACACCCGAGGCCCTTCACTCCAGGGATCTCGATCTATCCCCGCTGGGGGAAAAACCGGATAAAGTTTCCTCCCATGCCTCTGTTCCTCCCTCGCCCTGA
- a CDS encoding DUF3175 domain-containing protein: MTTDPENRKWSGKVTRESHALDLEEGVFTWQDPKKIAASLKRSAEESTQRKGTPFQSAMSMLNFYINRAGSKLDPKQKQILELAKEELRRLFGKEKR; the protein is encoded by the coding sequence ATGACCACAGACCCCGAAAACAGAAAATGGTCCGGGAAGGTGACCCGGGAAAGCCATGCCCTCGATCTGGAGGAAGGGGTATTCACCTGGCAGGACCCGAAAAAAATCGCCGCATCCCTCAAGCGCTCGGCCGAGGAGAGCACACAGCGCAAGGGCACGCCGTTCCAGTCGGCCATGTCCATGCTGAATTTCTACATCAACCGGGCCGGCAGCAAGCTTGACCCCAAACAAAAGCAAATCCTCGAGCTGGCGAAAGAAGAGCTGCGACGGCTGTTTGGAAAGGAAAAGAGATGA
- a CDS encoding Csu type fimbrial protein encodes MFRILAAAALLFALFSFTPAKACIGLGCTCSVSVDDVTFGTYDFLAGSLDAASNVEVTCSALVVGVNFNYTVEADGGLSADMTNRHMSNGADTLHYNLYADAARTQIWGDGTSGTTVIADGYPLEILIPVTKNYPVYGRIPGGQVTPPGFYSDTLTVTVTY; translated from the coding sequence ATGTTCAGAATTCTTGCCGCAGCGGCTTTGCTGTTTGCGCTTTTTTCCTTTACTCCTGCAAAGGCCTGTATCGGTCTCGGGTGCACCTGTTCGGTCAGTGTCGACGATGTGACTTTCGGCACCTATGATTTTCTGGCGGGAAGCCTGGATGCAGCCAGTAACGTGGAAGTGACATGCAGCGCTCTGGTAGTCGGTGTGAACTTCAACTATACCGTCGAGGCGGATGGGGGCCTTTCCGCAGACATGACCAACCGCCATATGTCCAACGGCGCGGACACGCTGCACTATAATCTCTATGCGGACGCCGCACGGACCCAGATCTGGGGTGACGGTACGTCAGGCACCACGGTTATTGCCGACGGGTACCCCCTTGAAATTCTTATTCCTGTGACGAAAAACTATCCTGTTTATGGCCGTATTCCCGGGGGACAAGTTACGCCGCCCGGTTTTTATTCAGACACGTTAACCGTGACGGTTACCTATTGA
- a CDS encoding fimbria/pilus outer membrane usher protein, with the protein MKYIMVNIWLNGADTESISPLLVQEDRLLLSSDSLSSLGLIPQGPAVVRNNIEYYALSNFEGLDYRLESPRLYVECPPGCFEKNTLNLGDRRFGLRDRPEPGAIEGAYFNYDLVFQASDNGNEFFRGYLQAGGGLNKSRWKAEGILAEGAGQSEFVRLETSWIREWPSGPHKLVIGDSISDAAGWANPYRFLGVMFGTDHSLQPGYITYPLPNITGDATLPSVVDLYLNGVQFGSGVVQQGPFETGELPLITGGGQLQMNVKDLLGREKVFVQSFYIAPQLLKQGLTKFSLQVGVLRQNYGLDSFNYGEIVVSGRFRHGLDNLKTIELYTEAGEDRLVTGVGLLLMPPVGGVVHVSSALSLGDGDVDSMFSVGYERYDLDWGFAAYGEWRSRKFKLPSDRSDFGAFSHRLQARLSKRFDSRFGFSGSFIRNKRPGLEAEHVVNGNLNVDLARRINLSFTLRQAFGLRKDTLVGMFLSLPLGGRQHLGASYQHSKSGERASLLAHRTPKRTEGWGYRAEVTRGTTPNAEAVLLRRTGIGDFDLGVSDRPDATTVRANARGGVVFWDGAVKAARYITGSYGVVKAPEIGKARVYHDSQYVGRLDDNGRLLITDLRPFERNRIAIESRDIPPGQYLDTYEKIVVPHREAGVGVDFSRDIYLSFIVVVQDEEGEWLPFGTRVLGNTGKNFVIGRRGRLNVRYPAGRYRFLAMISSRTCEFDLKVDPGVKPGQLLKTVTCRVTKPT; encoded by the coding sequence ATGAAATATATAATGGTCAATATCTGGTTGAACGGGGCCGATACCGAGTCAATCTCCCCGCTTCTTGTGCAGGAGGATCGTTTGCTCCTGTCGTCAGACAGCCTTTCCTCACTGGGCCTTATCCCGCAGGGTCCGGCCGTTGTCCGCAACAATATTGAATATTACGCCCTGTCAAATTTCGAGGGCTTGGACTATCGCCTGGAATCCCCCCGCTTGTATGTGGAATGCCCGCCGGGGTGCTTCGAGAAAAATACATTGAATCTGGGGGATCGTCGCTTTGGATTGCGGGACCGCCCCGAGCCGGGCGCCATTGAGGGCGCTTATTTTAATTATGATCTGGTCTTTCAGGCCAGCGATAATGGAAATGAATTTTTCCGGGGCTATCTGCAGGCGGGCGGAGGCTTGAATAAATCCCGCTGGAAGGCAGAAGGAATTCTGGCGGAGGGAGCGGGCCAAAGTGAATTCGTGCGGCTGGAAACATCCTGGATCAGGGAATGGCCGTCCGGCCCACACAAACTTGTCATAGGCGACAGCATCTCCGACGCTGCGGGTTGGGCGAATCCCTATCGTTTTCTGGGCGTCATGTTCGGTACCGACCATAGCCTGCAGCCCGGCTACATTACCTATCCTTTGCCCAACATAACCGGTGATGCCACCCTGCCGTCGGTTGTGGATCTCTATCTTAACGGCGTTCAGTTCGGCTCCGGGGTGGTTCAGCAGGGGCCCTTTGAAACCGGTGAGCTCCCTCTTATTACAGGGGGAGGTCAGTTGCAAATGAACGTCAAGGACCTGCTGGGCCGCGAGAAGGTGTTTGTGCAAAGCTTCTATATTGCTCCGCAGCTTCTGAAGCAGGGATTGACCAAGTTCAGCCTTCAGGTGGGGGTGCTGCGGCAAAACTACGGGCTGGACAGTTTTAACTATGGAGAAATAGTGGTTTCCGGCCGGTTCCGACATGGTCTGGATAATCTTAAAACCATTGAATTATATACAGAAGCGGGAGAGGATCGTCTGGTAACGGGGGTCGGCCTGTTGCTGATGCCGCCTGTCGGGGGGGTTGTTCATGTCAGCAGTGCCCTGTCGCTGGGCGACGGGGATGTGGATAGCATGTTTTCGGTGGGCTACGAACGGTATGACCTGGACTGGGGATTTGCAGCTTACGGGGAATGGCGTTCCCGGAAATTCAAACTCCCCTCCGACCGCAGCGATTTCGGGGCTTTCAGTCACCGCCTTCAGGCTCGGCTGAGCAAGCGGTTTGACAGTCGTTTCGGATTTTCCGGCAGCTTTATCCGCAACAAGAGGCCGGGCCTTGAAGCGGAACATGTCGTTAACGGAAACCTGAATGTGGACCTGGCCCGCAGAATCAATCTGAGCTTTACGCTTCGGCAGGCTTTCGGCCTCCGGAAGGATACGCTTGTGGGCATGTTTCTGTCCCTGCCCCTTGGGGGGCGACAGCATCTGGGCGCGTCCTATCAGCATTCAAAATCCGGAGAACGCGCCAGCTTGCTGGCGCATCGTACACCAAAGCGCACCGAAGGCTGGGGCTATCGGGCGGAAGTGACCCGGGGAACAACGCCGAACGCAGAAGCGGTACTGCTCCGGCGAACGGGAATTGGCGATTTTGATCTGGGTGTCAGCGACCGGCCGGACGCCACAACAGTACGGGCCAATGCCCGGGGCGGCGTCGTGTTCTGGGACGGCGCCGTGAAGGCCGCCCGCTATATCACGGGCAGCTATGGTGTGGTTAAAGCCCCCGAAATCGGCAAGGCCAGGGTATATCATGACTCGCAATATGTGGGTCGTCTGGATGATAACGGCAGGTTGCTGATTACCGACTTGCGCCCCTTTGAAAGAAACAGGATCGCCATTGAGTCCCGGGATATCCCGCCCGGCCAATATCTGGACACCTACGAAAAAATTGTTGTGCCTCACCGGGAAGCCGGCGTTGGTGTCGATTTCAGCCGGGATATTTATCTTTCCTTTATCGTTGTCGTTCAGGATGAGGAGGGTGAATGGCTTCCCTTCGGCACCAGGGTGCTCGGCAATACGGGCAAGAATTTTGTGATTGGCCGCCGGGGAAGGCTGAACGTGAGATATCCGGCCGGTCGATACCGGTTTTTGGCGATGATATCCTCACGAACCTGTGAATTTGACTTAAAAGTCGATCCGGGAGTGAAGCCGGGACAACTACTTAAAACCGTGACCTGCCGGGTTACCAAACCGACTTAA
- a CDS encoding L-lactate dehydrogenase, translated as MAIFAVSDFREAARRRLPDFLFNYIDGGAFEEVTLGRNQADLQSLTLRQRVLRDVSDMDLSVNLFGQELAAPFLLGPVGLAGMAARRGEVQAARAAAAAGVPFCLSTVSTCSLQEVTQGAGSPPWFQLYITRDRSITEALLDQAIETKCTALVVTVDMPMSGIRYRDFRSGMSGAPGLKGQARRLFQALCRPSWSWDVGLMGRPHGFGNIAPFMGGNTGMEDFVSWVAGNFDPTVTWKDIDHIRSRWSGPLLIKGILDPEDAQTACAAGVDGIIVSNHGGRQLDSAPSTASVLPSIVKAVDGKATVLADGGVRTGADVVKMLALGAQGVFLGRAWAYALAAGGQDGVARMIDLLMTEMRVTMALTGVAQVQEICSKVLVRQ; from the coding sequence ATGGCTATTTTCGCAGTGTCCGATTTTCGCGAGGCCGCGAGGCGACGCCTTCCCGACTTTCTGTTCAATTATATTGACGGCGGGGCTTTCGAGGAAGTGACACTGGGGCGCAACCAGGCGGATCTGCAGTCCCTGACGCTGCGCCAGCGGGTGCTCAGGGATGTTTCCGACATGGACCTGTCCGTGAACCTGTTCGGGCAGGAGCTTGCCGCGCCGTTCCTTCTTGGCCCGGTGGGACTGGCCGGAATGGCCGCCCGTCGCGGCGAAGTGCAGGCCGCGCGCGCTGCGGCCGCCGCCGGGGTGCCTTTCTGTCTGTCCACCGTTTCCACCTGTTCCCTGCAGGAAGTCACCCAGGGGGCGGGGTCGCCTCCCTGGTTCCAGCTCTATATCACGCGGGACAGGAGCATCACCGAGGCCCTTCTGGACCAGGCCATCGAGACCAAGTGCACGGCATTGGTGGTGACGGTGGACATGCCGATGTCCGGCATCCGCTATCGGGACTTCCGGTCCGGCATGTCCGGCGCCCCCGGGCTGAAAGGACAGGCGCGCCGCCTGTTCCAGGCATTGTGCCGGCCTTCCTGGAGCTGGGATGTGGGGCTGATGGGACGGCCGCATGGCTTCGGAAATATCGCGCCTTTCATGGGCGGCAACACCGGCATGGAGGATTTCGTAAGCTGGGTGGCGGGAAATTTCGATCCCACGGTGACCTGGAAGGATATAGATCATATCCGAAGCAGATGGTCGGGGCCCTTGTTGATCAAGGGCATTCTTGATCCGGAGGATGCGCAAACCGCCTGCGCCGCCGGGGTGGACGGCATTATCGTGTCCAACCATGGCGGTCGTCAGCTGGACAGCGCACCGTCCACGGCCAGTGTTCTGCCGTCTATCGTCAAGGCTGTGGACGGTAAAGCGACGGTTCTGGCCGACGGCGGGGTGCGGACCGGTGCCGATGTGGTCAAAATGCTGGCGCTTGGGGCACAGGGGGTATTCCTTGGCCGCGCCTGGGCCTATGCCCTGGCGGCCGGCGGGCAGGATGGGGTTGCCCGTATGATCGATTTGCTGATGACCGAGATGCGCGTTACCATGGCGCTGACCGGCGTCGCCCAGGTGCAGGAAATTTGCTCCAAAGTCCTGGTTCGGCAGTAA
- the mdlC gene encoding benzoylformate decarboxylase produces MGNTAMTSTVREEVYRLFRHMGVDRVFGNPGSTELPMFRDFPEDFDYVLGLQESIVVGMADGYAQARRRPAVVNLHSAAGVGHALGNLFTAWKNQTPVVVIAGQQARSILPYEPFLFASEATEFPKPYVKWSNEPARAEDVPQAIARAFHMALQPPHGPVFVSVPVDDWDQPCAPLELRRVSQSLQGDAGMLAEAAEALADSKKPLFVVGAEVARDDAWDEVIQLAERHRAPVWASPMSARNSFPEDHDLFAGFLPAMREKIVERLDGHDLILVLGGPVFPYHVEGQGPHIPEDATLYQLTCDPAQAALSPVGTAIQTSLKAGIAALLAGPAPGSEREMPTPRPTPEEATGQRLTDVFLLQSLAKLRPEGSIVVEEAPSSRPVMQANLPMPNRDGFYTTASGGLGHGLPAAVGVALGRPGERVIALLGDGSSLYAIQGLWSAAQLGLPISFIIVNNGAYQALNSFAPQFGLQQLVGTQLPGLDFCALAEGQGVPATRVSDPADLKEALLNSFGASGPTLIDVQVEE; encoded by the coding sequence ATGGGAAATACCGCGATGACATCGACGGTGCGGGAGGAAGTTTACCGCCTGTTCCGCCACATGGGAGTGGACCGGGTTTTCGGCAATCCGGGCTCCACGGAACTGCCCATGTTTCGCGATTTTCCGGAGGATTTCGACTATGTGCTCGGCCTGCAGGAAAGTATTGTAGTGGGCATGGCGGACGGGTACGCCCAGGCGCGGCGCCGTCCGGCGGTGGTCAACCTTCATTCCGCTGCCGGGGTCGGGCATGCGCTGGGCAACCTGTTTACCGCCTGGAAGAATCAGACGCCGGTGGTGGTAATCGCCGGACAGCAGGCCCGCTCGATCCTGCCCTACGAGCCGTTCCTGTTCGCATCTGAAGCCACCGAATTTCCCAAGCCCTATGTGAAATGGAGCAATGAGCCGGCCCGGGCCGAGGATGTGCCCCAGGCGATCGCCCGGGCGTTTCATATGGCCCTGCAGCCGCCCCACGGCCCGGTCTTTGTCTCGGTGCCGGTGGATGACTGGGACCAGCCCTGTGCGCCGCTGGAGTTGCGCCGGGTGAGCCAATCGCTACAGGGGGATGCCGGAATGCTGGCAGAGGCGGCGGAAGCGCTGGCGGACAGCAAGAAACCGCTGTTTGTGGTTGGCGCCGAAGTGGCCCGCGACGATGCCTGGGACGAAGTCATCCAGCTGGCGGAACGGCACCGGGCCCCGGTCTGGGCCAGCCCCATGTCGGCGCGCAACAGCTTTCCCGAGGACCATGACCTGTTTGCCGGGTTCCTGCCGGCCATGCGCGAAAAGATCGTTGAACGGCTGGACGGGCACGACCTGATCCTGGTGCTGGGCGGGCCGGTCTTCCCCTATCACGTGGAGGGGCAGGGACCGCATATCCCGGAGGACGCCACTCTCTATCAACTGACCTGCGATCCGGCGCAGGCGGCCCTGTCGCCGGTCGGTACCGCCATCCAGACCAGCCTGAAAGCGGGGATTGCCGCCCTGCTCGCCGGACCCGCGCCTGGGAGCGAACGGGAAATGCCGACGCCGCGCCCGACACCTGAAGAGGCAACCGGCCAGCGGCTGACCGATGTATTCCTGCTGCAGTCGCTGGCTAAACTCCGGCCCGAAGGCAGCATCGTCGTCGAGGAGGCGCCGTCGAGCCGCCCGGTGATGCAGGCCAACCTGCCGATGCCGAACCGGGACGGCTTTTACACCACGGCCAGCGGCGGCTTGGGACACGGCCTGCCGGCGGCTGTCGGCGTCGCCCTCGGCCGGCCGGGAGAGCGGGTCATTGCCCTGCTGGGGGACGGCTCAAGCCTCTATGCCATTCAGGGACTGTGGTCGGCGGCCCAGCTGGGCCTGCCCATCAGCTTCATCATCGTCAATAACGGCGCCTATCAGGCGTTGAACAGCTTCGCCCCCCAGTTTGGTCTGCAGCAGCTGGTCGGCACCCAGCTTCCCGGACTGGATTTCTGTGCCCTGGCCGAAGGGCAGGGGGTCCCGGCGACACGGGTGAGCGACCCGGCGGACCTGAAGGAAGCCCTGCTCAATTCCTTCGGCGCCAGCGGTCCCACCCTGATCGATGTTCAGGTGGAGGAGTAA